The Drosophila nasuta strain 15112-1781.00 chromosome 2R, ASM2355853v1, whole genome shotgun sequence genome segment GTTTAATCACAATTGGCGGCTCTTCGTGTTGAAACTGCTTATTTACCAGCTTCTCCTGATTATTTGACATAGTTTGGTTTAAGTTTTGTGACTTGCACTTAACCTTGGAAAACCTTAATGAAGCCGGGGGCGGTGGCACAATCAGGATATCATCGACGTCAGTGGATTTCGATGGTGGGACAGGTGCTATATTTATTCTACTGAATCGAGCCACATCagatttatttgttgtatttgcaaAGCCTTGTGTTGCTGAGGACAGCGCAGATATGTCGCTAGAAACTTTGGATAGGGGTCGCTGTTTATTTTGCTGTGATTGCGATAGGTTATCCTCTATATCGGAGTTGCCTTTAGTGTACAAGCTGCGCTTGCCGCAACTGGGCAAACTCGACTTTAGGCGATTGGTAACGGATTTCTGCAGTGTTAAATATTCACGAAGCTCTTCGGACTACAAATAGATAATGCGATCTTAATCCAATTTAATCAGATCAACAATATGTTTATGATACTCACCATGGGTGGCTGATTGCGCCTACTTTTCGAGCCAATCTTTTTCCGAGTTTCGGTTTTTTGTAAAGTAGATACTTCCGGTGGAGCGAACATAGATTGACTTGACTTAGTAACGGTATCACAAAGCTTTTGAATTGTTTCCGAATTCCTGGAGATGTCATCACGTCCACACTGTTGAGTCTGTTCGTAATGTTCTTCAGTTTTCTCTTCAGTTGGCTCAATGTGTTTTACGCTTTGTGTCCTGCACATTGCTTTAGAGAATCTTAAATTagacggcggcggcggcacaATTGCAATATTCTCATTGTCTGCGGCATTTGATGCTGGTGGAGCAGGTGCAATTTCTATTTTACTGCAACACGGCTCTTTAGAAACGATTCTATCTGGTGCATCTATTCTGCTGTAACGATGATGTTCGGGATTTGAGGATACAACCATTGGTTGACCTTCATTATGCTGAACCTCCTTGTCGGCGTTACTTCTGGTATCCTgcattaaagaaatatttatcaatttcaaGTACTAACAAAGAAATAAGGTATAAGGAAGTGGAACATTAAATGGATCTCACCACAGGATCGTTGTTTTTAAGCGGCTCTGTTATTGTTTCCCTTAGTAGCGTCTGGCTTAGCTTGGCAATGGAAACCCTTAGTGGCCGAATCTTAATGAAATTTCCTTGTAACTGCTGTCGGGCCAActgagaatttattttttgttcaagAGTAGTTTGATCCCTCTCAGTTAGTTTCGACTGACCGTCTTCAACATGAAGAATCCCTGGTGCGTTGCGCATGCGTAAATCATAGCGACTCATCTGTTCCTGAGCATCATATTCACAATCAACAATTTGAACTGCTTTTGTTCCATTCGTTCTTTGATTATGAATTCGGAGATTTTCAGTTGAAACATTGTTTTCTGTACTGGTCAGAGGACACTGTTTCAGCGCAGTAACACTGTCAATATTCGTGGCCACCACATCCCGATTTGGCTTGGTAGTGAAattcttcaatttatttggGGAATGTGTTTTCCGCATGATATCCTCGATTTGTTCCGTATTTGTCTGCTTAGCGCTAACACTTGCAGCTGAATTCGGACGCATGAATTCGCAAACTCTTGAAGTAGGACTCGATGATCGTTGTGCGATGTTCCTTTCGTACAGTGAGGGTCCTAAATTGAATGGACTTTCCATTCTCATGTTTACTAGAAAACTAGACTCAAAATCTTCGTTTATTGCTCTCTGCAAGCTCGGGGGCGACTCCTTTGCCAGTTGGGATTGTGGCGGCTTAGGCGTCAGTTGCCTCTCTGCGGCCAGCGTGCTGCTTAATTGTGGCAActgaaaacaattaattttaatatgaaagTTGCATTGAGTAAGGTAAGAACTTACAAAATTCGACAAACTTGCAGGAGACGGTGACATTAAGGGACATATATTCTCAAGTTCATCCAATCTTAATTCTGTGGCTTGAGATTGCGTCTCAACAATCAaattttttgctgcttctgcaAACACATTCAAATTTAAGAATTGATACCTGCTTACACATAATTATACCTTCTGTATTAGATGCCTTCGACGGAAGCTTCTGCAAATCGACGGGATTATCTTTTGACCTATCACAACCGCCAAACAAGTATTGCGGAGAATTTCGTGTAGTTTGAGCAGTTTTCTCCTCCAGCAAGGCAAGCGGTCGACTAGAGTTCCTTTCAGGCATATTCAACAGTTCATCCAACTCAAGCAAAGTCTTCTCGCCTATGTTGGCCCTAAATCACAATTCAAATTGGTTAATACCAAGAATACTTAACTTTTTTAACTTACATTTTGAAGAGCCAGTTTAAAACAttggtttgtttattttcgcTCTTCTATGACACTGTTTAGACTGACCGCATCATTGAAAATTCTAAAAACTCAAACATTCCGCGGCATCTTTCCATAGGCGGCTGTGTGTTAAAGCGGGACAGGAGGCGAATTCGACGATTCTCAAAGTGTGGTCGTATATTGGCtaaaattttggtattttcatcGATAAAATTGCGATATCGATGACAATCAGTTAATTATTTaacttataaattttgttcaGAAAACTGATCGTTTTAGAAAGTTTCTTCATACAATGCAAAtcacaaataaattgtgttaaaaaaataaataataaatataatataccaaaataaacatttccatTGCATTATTAAACTGCTCATTTCtagttatttcaattttcattgatATTCTTTTTCCTGACtgaagtgttttatttttgcactcccaaatttgcaaattatgtaaatataataaaatggcTTCCTTCATAAGAATACAGTTGGTGTGAGTACAGTTTATTGTTTACGAATCTTGTAATGCAATAAATGAGAATGGCCGCCCTAATTTACACCACAAGATGAAATATGTAATGTGTTTGTATTAATTCGATGCAGATATCCGAAAAATGGAAAGTAAATCATtattctaaattatttttttttgtttgtgttttaagTTACCACCCGACCCATGGGCAGGGGGGAATTATTTGGCCGCTCCCTAAGCACCCGACCGAGAACTGGTCGACGCCTTTATAAGGTGAAAAACTCCACGACAAATTGGTTGAAGTGTTCAATCAGAGGtccaaattttttttctgttatgAAGTCTATGATTGTTTTAATGTGCTCGACATTTCTTCCTTCAAGAGAGCGTGAATATTGTTGTTTCCTCAGTGTTGGGTAACGTTGCCGTACAGTATCGTATTTCGAACAGCTGAGGATTGCATGTGAAGCGTTATCGATAACTCCACAAGTATCGCACAAGTCGTCCAAAGTGACATGCATTTTGAAAAGAGTGGCCTTATCGAAGCCGTTACCACTTAATAAGCGATTGATCGTTTTTATGTCTTTTGGTttcatattgaatttattgttgGAAAACCAGGGTTTCTTGATTAAAGCTGGAAAGATGTCACAGAAACCTCAAGGTTTGCGAACTACGAAGGAGGCGTACTCCTCTTTCCATTCCAGTTTAATGCGTTTGTATATCTTGTTGATTGCGTCTTTGACTGACCAGTTTAGCAATGTGAAGCTGCCTTCTGTAGGTGCGATTTTAGCTGCATTATCGGCTATTGTGTTTTGTGGGATGTTGGAGTGTCCCGGAATGTAATGAATTTCTATTGTCGTGGATTGTTTTGCATAGGTTGATAATGCTATTTTTGCTATCCGTAAGAATAGCGACACGAGGAAGATTGTTGGATAAGGCGAAGTCAAGTGCTTTGTCAATTGCAGGGAGTTCGGCAGAGAGTGAAGACAGTACTTTGTCTGTGTAACAGACATCGTCACGggcatgatacaattatacaaggtagtctcgtcggaaaaAGCTGTCCgactttaaacaaaacaatgagtgcgagtgaaagAGTCTCAGCACAGCAGTGTGAGCGAGACGACAATGAAATGCGCATTAACCCTTAGAcgatgatattaatatttacatattttgaagtTGATATTAATGTCTccttgatatatttttaaaatgtaaattgtttatgaacaatattaataatatatattagaattctctaattctctaaatgttttaattatatcCGTGTCTACGGCATACATGGCAAAAAGTCATTTTGCATAAGGGTTAATTGCGCTAAAAATTTCGTCCGCAGACAACCTCTTGCGTCAAAATACGAATGCGTACTGACGAAAGCTttttccgacgagactaccttgtataattgtatcatggtcACGGGTGGCAAATTTCGACACTCGACTCACACCCGTACTTTTAAGAGTGCGAGTGCTACTCGTGCACTCGCAAAACGAGTGAGAGACACACTCTTATTCAAAATCATGCGAGTGCTGCGAGTATGAGTCATTGTCATACTCGAGCCTTTCTTGCACTTGCCTATTCGGCACCCGATCATTTTAGGCACTCGGCTTGTACACACTTGTGTCTCGCGGGTGGTTGTTCTTCGTGCAACCGATCATTTTAGACACTCTTGACGAAATGCTCTGACACTCGAGTGTTTTGCTCAGACCAGTGTTGCCAGTTTAGCCTATTTTAGGCTAGATCTAgcctatttttaaatgatctagcctataaaatttgtaaatagcCTATAGCCATAAATCTAgcctatttttaaaaataatttatattttttaatgtatttgtgACCAacgaaaagttttatttttggtgttCAATGTTTTGctggttcttttttttgccgaTTGTTACGTGAACTTTATTCATATGATCGTGCTTTCTGATCGATAGATTTTTTTTGGATGGTGCGATATGTTATCGCATTATTTTATGTGATCAAGAGCAAGAACCGGAAATAAGGCAGGTTTGCGTTAATTTTGTGAAACGATTAATAATGCAACTCCGTGAAAGGTACGAATAAGCTGCAGTTGATTAGATTATcactatatttataatacactTTTCCATTTTAGACTTCCCGACAACTTCAATATTTTAGAGAAGGTCAATATATTTGCAGTAGATAATATACTGCGAccccacaaaaatatatttgatttcataaatatttttgaatattttaaaataactgaTATCGATGAATTAAAATCACAATTGGACAAAATTCACCTGATAAAATGGGAAAAAACAGAAGAATCGATGCAATTTTGGGCAGAGGTGCTAGCGTATAGAGACGCAGGAAACAACAACCCCTTTAAGGCGCTTGCATTATTTGCCATCCAGTTGTTTTCCCTGCCATGGTCCAATGCAGAGGTGGAACGAGTGTTCAGCCAAATGAACATAGTGAAAATTGCACAATAAAATGGTATTAAAAAGCTTGAATGCAATATTGAGCATAaggtttgtttttaaattgtgtcaaacttatttatattttaataataatatatttcaatgttACAGATATGGGTTACGAAGACACAATGAATGCTGTCATAGCTATTCGTTGCCACAAAAGCATCTTGcccaaattaaaaacaaagacaaatatttgaatgacGGGGAGAACGACGATATTGAAAGTTTGttaacttttaataataaaaacatgaaaattactttaatttggtagatattattgaattttaatatagaGCTTATTTTTCAGCATATTTTTCTGAATTTTAGCCTATTCTAGCCTATTTTTACCCAAAATCTAGCCTATTTGCGAGCTCAATACCTGGCAACACTGGCTCAGACACTCGCGAGTGTTTGATCAGACACTCGcgagtgtctgagcaaatacTGGGTTTTCCCCACCCCTATTGATGCTTGTGTGTCGCGGCTCGCGGGTagattttatgacttttgacttctttgaatgattttttggtgttttttactttgacaaatggtcaaataaaatatcaggTGGTTTTTCctgaaatttatggaaattgcacaaatttgcaaaatacccttttgtaattatataggCATTTACAATAGTGTTATAAGCAGGTAATAAAATTTCTGATTTTCCGGTTAttgatgaatataaaaaacccaaaaactcATAAAACAGGTAAAATTTCACTTTACAAACCCCGGATTTTCCACATTTCCTattgaattataatattaattaggtGTGAATGGGCGTTACATTTTGTcgttgtattttgttgtatttttacttCTTTTGTTCCttatcaatttataaaaattctttaaaattaaaatttaatttttatttattatataagacatcaaataaatacactacacaaagccaaaaaatagttttcgaatttaaattttcaagaaataaaatgagtgCAAGAACAGCGCAccagcaataacaagaacaatacaaaaagccgacggcatttctTGCATCTCAATATACATACGCACaaacgtacatatgtatgtacatacatacaatcgTGCCGGTACACTCATAATTTTTTACAAAGCGTATCGGAAGCGTATAACCACCGGCACCGGCTTTACCCGAGTGCATAGAATCACCGATCGCAAATTGCCGAGTATGCCTCGGCACTCGCACTCGCGAGTGTAAGGCTCGCGATACACTTATTGCTCATGAGTATAAGGCtcgcgagtgtgtgtatttttggcCACTCGCACTCGCGAGTGTAAGGCTACCGAAAAGGCACACGAGTAACGGGTGCACCCGTTGAGTGTGTATACCCGTGCCGTTCTCTGCTGTGTAATAACTTGCTATGTGCTTTGGCCTCCCAATTGTGTTTTAGTAGCAGACAACATACAAGTTTTCTTCCAGTCACGTCTTGTGTAGAGAAAAGAATTTATCCTTTCAGTTTGCCGTATACGCCGAACTGATTTTCTACAAGAAACGTCAAGTATAAATTCTGCcaaagggaaatttaaattttcctcGGCTGCGCTGGCAGAATTAGCTCAGAGAAGCTGGGTCCAGTGATTtgagatattaaaaaaaaattggtgcccattgctttaaatcgtttgcccatgttgcccaggaaaaatttttttttgcccacccttagtttcaaaattatgaaaattttttttttcaaaatttttttgcggAAATCGTtttaaaatcgtttgcccatgtttgcccatcttttagtttttcgaaaaaatttttcgttttcaaaattttgaattttgaaaaattttgacattttttcggCATGAATGACTCAAACTCGATCGCCCACAcctcgaaattatgaaaactaaagcTACAACGGTAGCCTCAAGTGTTTTCAAGTCTGCCCATAtctcagaatttcaaaattttgaaaaatttgaaggttttcaacttttttgattgcccatacaaattcatcgtttgcccaagtttc includes the following:
- the LOC132786127 gene encoding uncharacterized protein LOC132786127, producing the protein MANIGEKTLLELDELLNMPERNSSRPLALLEEKTAQTTRNSPQYLFGGCDRSKDNPVDLQKLPSKASNTEEAAKNLIVETQSQATELRLDELENICPLMSPSPASLSNFLPQLSSTLAAERQLTPKPPQSQLAKESPPSLQRAINEDFESSFLVNMRMESPFNLGPSLYERNIAQRSSSPTSRVCEFMRPNSAASVSAKQTNTEQIEDIMRKTHSPNKLKNFTTKPNRDVVATNIDSVTALKQCPLTSTENNVSTENLRIHNQRTNGTKAVQIVDCEYDAQEQMSRYDLRMRNAPGILHVEDGQSKLTERDQTTLEQKINSQLARQQLQGNFIKIRPLRVSIAKLSQTLLRETITEPLKNNDPVDTRSNADKEVQHNEGQPMVVSSNPEHHRYSRIDAPDRIVSKEPCCSKIEIAPAPPASNAADNENIAIVPPPPSNLRFSKAMCRTQSVKHIEPTEEKTEEHYEQTQQCGRDDISRNSETIQKLCDTVTKSSQSMFAPPEVSTLQKTETRKKIGSKSRRNQPPMSEELREYLTLQKSVTNRLKSSLPSCGKRSLYTKGNSDIEDNLSQSQQNKQRPLSKVSSDISALSSATQGFANTTNKSDVARFSRINIAPVPPSKSTDVDDILIVPPPPASLRFSKVKCKSQNLNQTMSNNQEKLVNKQFQHEEPPIVIKQNGMQYNQIQDKEIHENMHLEAHQHRNIQHEEFQHQAMPANFQNNLEHSSLKMETLRMDTPSPTMSSTSQQSLLNEQPSKSKVPSEALDLPMSRSKLKNNKQNAHKPATISQQNLLNEQPSTSKAAREALELFLNRSKSKNNKQDAQKPDAIIQQSLLNEPPSKSKVASEGLELPQQSLLDEQPSRSNATREALELSLNRSQSRNKQDAHNSEKKATKKRLKQSPLTSEPQQSKLKKPKNKERQRLEDSETYPLNEKHFASGIRKSERGHVPLCNTFSHTLDDPFAFMRSPDKKSTNNSNTSSKKKLSSNSNVITSNGDNTRKRKRYPHEDDDAQGNSPNKNVRKRKMTSVNIESTADKLLHTQAEKPERNFQIMAECRSQSVSTLDNLEHSNLNGIECASYPSEIGCSLSYIKFQPFQKWGMAATNSTLNFIVLSGMFEIKNWQESSKLESAILNNGDKVEIPQGCYFILTNLLNKVSVMLFKRILTDNNTLS